In one Paenibacillus sp. JQZ6Y-1 genomic region, the following are encoded:
- a CDS encoding DUF4352 domain-containing protein: MKKTVATLLAFVIFGALAAGSMDSDKSSSDNTSSSKSGTSSASSTEKQQTEQKDKQFYIGDTVGVGNFAVLVHTPEIKSSVGNQYLKQEANGEYWIIPVSVRNDDNEARMITMAMFKLVSKDGTSYDPDSTAIMYMDSKNKLLLDKINPGIQADGYIVFDMPKGQKASNYAIEVNDTFSFTGNSQATIQLSKKK, translated from the coding sequence ATGAAAAAAACAGTGGCGACTTTACTAGCATTTGTAATTTTTGGAGCGTTAGCGGCAGGGAGCATGGATAGCGACAAATCTTCTTCTGATAATACTAGCAGCAGTAAAAGTGGTACAAGTAGTGCATCATCGACAGAAAAACAGCAAACAGAACAAAAGGATAAGCAATTTTATATTGGTGATACCGTTGGTGTTGGAAATTTTGCAGTACTGGTACATACACCAGAGATCAAAAGCAGTGTGGGAAATCAATATTTGAAGCAGGAGGCAAATGGAGAATATTGGATCATTCCGGTATCTGTACGCAATGATGATAATGAAGCACGTATGATTACAATGGCAATGTTTAAACTGGTATCGAAAGACGGTACAAGTTACGATCCAGATTCTACAGCAATTATGTATATGGATTCTAAAAATAAATTGTTGCTTGATAAAATCAATCCAGGCATTCAAGCGGACGGTTACATTGTATTCGATATGCCAAAAGGTCAAAAAGCATCAAATTATGCTATAGAAGTTAATGATACGTTTAGTTTTACAGGCAATAGTCAGGCGACCATTCAACTAAGTAAAAAGAAATAG